The DNA region ACCGGTCGACGGCGTACCGCCAGTGCTCGCCGATTTCCTGCTCGACACCACCCGGGCGGCGATCAGTCTGATCTGGACCGGGGCGCTGGACCGCTACCCCGACATCAGCTTCGTCCTGGCTCACGGCGGCGGCTTCCTGCCGTACGCGGCGAGCCGGGTCGCCGCGCTCGGCGAGGCGTTCTACGACGTACCCGCCGCGCAGGTGCGCTCGGCGCTCGGCCGGTTCCACTACGACCTGGCGCTGACCGCCCCGTCCGGCCTGCCCAGCCTGCTCGCCGCGGTCGGGCCGGACCGGATCCTGTACGGCACGGACTGGTCGGCGGCACCGGAGCCGGTGGTCGCGGCCGGTGGTCGGGCCATCGACCGGCAACTCGCGGCGCTGGATCCGGCGGCCCGCGCGGCGATCGAGCGGGACAACGCGCTGCGGTTGTTCCCCCGGCTGCGCCTCACCAGGTGACCAGCAGCTGGGCCGGGCCCCGGGTGGCCAGCCCGGTCCACCACCGGACCGGGTCGGGACCGTCGGCCAGCCGCAGCCCGGGCAACCGGTGCAGCAGCCGGTGCAGCGCGATCCGCAGCTGGGTACGGGCCAGGGCGGCGCCCAGGCAGTAGTGGGCGCCGTGGCCGAAGGTCAGGTGCGCGCGGGCGCCCGTACCGGCGGGCGGGCCGTCGCCTGCGGTGTCCCGGTTGGCGTGCAGAATGGACACGACGACGGCCTCACCGGCGCGGACCGTGACCGGACCGAGCGCGACGTCGGACAGCGCCACGCGCGGGAAGGTCATCGGGGTGGCCGGCAGCCGGCGCAGGTGCTGCTCCACGACGGCGGCCACCCGGGCCTCGTCGGGGGCGGCGCCGAGCACCGCCGGATCCAGCAGGTGGGCCAGCACACCGAGGCCGAACTGCCCGACGGTGGTCTCGTAGCCGGCTGTCAGCACCGCCAACGCGAGGTCGACCAGTTCGGTGCGGGTCAGCGTGCCGGCGTCGTGGGCGGTGATCAGCCCGGTGAGCAGGTCGTCACCGGGTCGCGCCCGACGCTGGTCGATCAGCCGCGACATGTACGCGTACAGCGTGAAGGCCCGTCGGGCCTTGTCCCGGACGCCGGTGGCGGTCACGTCGAACAGCACGCCGGCCCACTGCTGCACCTGCGGCCGGTCGGCGGCCGGTACGCCGAGCAGGTCGCCGATGACGGCGACCGGCAGCGGCACCGCCACCGCCGCCATCAGGTCGGCCGGCGGGCCGGCTGCGACCATGGCGTCCAGCAGCTCGTCGGTGAGTCGCCGCACCCGCACGGCGTCCGCGTCGACGCGTCGCGGCCCGAAGGCCGCGCTGACCTGTCGGCGAAGTCGGGCGTGGGCGGCACCGTCCATGCTCATCATCGAGCTCGGTGCCGGGTTGGCGGTGTTGACCCGGGGCGCGCCGGGGGCGGCCGCGGCGGCCCGGCTGAACCGGGCGTCGCCCAGCACCGCCCGACCGAGCCGCAGGTCGGTGACCACCCAGACCTGGTCGCCGGTGGGGGTGGACACCCGTACCACCGGTGCCGGGTCGGTGAGATCGACCAGGGCCGGGAGCGGGCCGAACGGGTCGGCCGCGGCTGTCGTGGTCACGGCGGGGCCTCCTGGGTGCCGGTGGCCCCTATCGCACCCGGCCACACCCCAGGCCCGGTCCAGTCCGGCTCAGGGTGCGGCCGGGATGCGGCGAGCAGCCACCGGTGGGCCGGCTGGCGACGGTGCTCACCAGTCGCCGTCGCGCCGTCCTCGAGATCCGACCGGGATGGTGCGTGCAGGCCCGTCGGTCGAGTGCGAGGGAGATCCGCCGTGCGTACACCTGTCGTCGCCGAGGCGCGGCCGACCCACACCCTGGCCGGTGACCTGCTGGACCGGGCGCGCCGGCACGGTACCCGGCACGCCGTCGAGTTCACCACCGGTGACGGCCGGTGGTCGACGTTGACCTACGCCGAGCTCGCCGGTCGGGCGGCCGCGCTGGCCCGGGTGCTGCCGGCGGCGGGTACGGGCGACCGGCCCCGGTTCGTGCTGATCATGCTGCCCAACGGGCTGGACTACGTGGTCGCCGTGTACGCGTGTCTGCTGGCCGGGGTGGTCGCCGTACCGTTCTATCCGCCGAGCGTGCTGACCGCCCGCACCGCCCGGGTGTTCAGTGAACGGTTGCAGGAGATCCACCACGACTGCGCCCCGGACGCCGTGGTGCTCGCCGAGGACCAGGTCGGGTTCGTGGCGGACGCGCTGGCCCCGGCGTACCGCGACGGGTCCAGCCCGATGCTGATCGCGGCCGGTGAGCTGCCGACGGCGGTGGACCCGGCCGGGGTGGCGGTACGCGCGGGCGGCGCGGACCTGGCGGTGCTGCAGTACACCTCCGGTTCGACCCGGACCCCCAGTGGGGTGATGCTCAGCCACGACAACCTGGTCGCCAACGTCCGGGCGCTGGCGACGAAGACGGCGGTGGCCGAGGGCGAGGCGGCGGTGTCCTGGCTGCCGCTGTTTCACGATCTGGGCCTGATCGGGATGCTGTTCGGCGCGGTGCACGCCGGGATGACGCTGCACCTGACCACCCCGGCGGCGTTCGTCCGCCGGCCGATGCTCTGGCTGGAGATGATCGACCGGGCGCGGGCGTGCCTGACGATGGCACCGAACTTCGCCTTCGACCTGGCGGCGCGGGCCAGTGGCCGCAGCGACCGCCGGCTCGACCTGTCCAGTCTGCGGCTGGCGATCAACGGTGCCGAGCCGGTGCGGCACAGCACCGTCGCCGCGTTCACGTCGGCGTTGCGCGACTGGGGCCTGCGTCCGTCGGCGGTGGTCCCCGGATACGGCCTGGCCGAGGCGACCTTGTCGGTGACGGTGGGTGACCATCGGCGGCCGCCGCGCCAGTTGCGGGTCTGCGCCGACCGGCTGCGGCGCGACGGCGTGGCAGTGCCGCCGGGCGACGACGGGCCGGTCACCGTGCTGGTCGGCTGCGGGACCGACGTCGACGACACCGAGTCGGTGATCGTCGATCCCGACCGGCTGACGCCGTGCCCGCCGGGGACGGTCGGCGAGGTCTGGGTCACCGGACCGGGGGTGGCGGGCGGCTACTGGAACCAGCCGGGGCGCTCGGCCGCGACGTTTCTGCCTGGGCCGGCGGACGACCGGCGACGGTTCGTCCGCACCGGCGATCTCGGCGTCAAGATCGACGGTACGTTGTACCTGGTCGGCCGGGTCAAGGACATGATCATCCAGCGTGGGGTGAACCACTGCCCGCAGGATGTGGAGTACGCGGCGGAGTGCGCCCATCCGGCGCTGCGCCCCGGCGGTACGGTCGTCTTCGGCACGGAACCGGACGGCAGCGGTCCGGTGGTGGTCCTCTGCGAGCTGGAACGCTACCTCGGCGGTCCGGCGTACCCGGCGATCCTGGCGTCGGTCCGCGCGGCCCTGGCCGAGGAGTTCGGCCTGGACATCGCCACGGTCGGCCTGGTCCGCAAGGGTCAGGTCCCGAAGACGACCAGCGGCAAGGTGCGGCGGCGGGCCAGCGCGCAACGCTGGCGGGAGGACGGCTTCACGGTGCTGGCCCGCTCGCCAGCGGCCCTCGGCTGAGGCCGCCCCGGACCCCGACCCGGATGCCGGGAGGATTCGACCCGCCGTGGACGGGGAAGGTTGACCGACGGACGGTCCCGCTACCCGGAGGTCACCATGCGTTCCCTGCTCATCGCCGTCGCGGTCGTCGCGGTGGTCCTACTGGTCCTCGGCGCGGTGCTGGAGGCACTGCGGTTCCTGCTGGTCCTCGGCCTGGTCGCGTTGGTGGTGGCACTGGTGCTCGGATTCGTCGGCAACCGCACCCGCACCTGAGTCGACCAGCGGAAATCACCGTTCGTGCAGGTGGCGTAGGCTCGCGGCAACAGCAGGGGCGGCAGCAGCGGCAGTGCGGTCGGTGCTGCCGGTACGGGCGCAGGCGCGGCGGGAGCAGGAGGACATGGAACTTGTCATCGGACTTTTCTGCCTGATTTCCATCATCGTGGTGGCTTTCGGCGGGTACGCCGTGGCGGTGTACAACGGCCTGGTCACCGCGCGGAACGCGTACCGCAACGGGTTCGCCCAGATCGACGTCCAGCTGACCCGGCGCCACGACCTCATCCCCAACCTGGTCGAGGTCGCCAAGGGGTACATGAAACACGAACGTGAAGCGCTCGAAGCGGTGATCGCCGCCCGCAGCGGCGCGGTCCAGGCGCAGGGCGCCGCCACCGGCAAACCGGGCGATCCCGCCGCCATGCAGCAGCTCGCCGGCGCGGAGAACATGCTGACCCAGAGCCTGGGCCGGCTGTTCGCCCTCTCCGAGGCGTACCCGGACCTCAAGGCCAACCAGAACATGATGCAGCTGACCGAGGAGCTGACCTCCACGGAGAACCGGGTCGCCTTCGCCCGGCAGGCGTACAACGACGCCGTCATGGCGTACAACAACAAGCGGGAACGCTTCCCCGGCAGCATCGTGGCGAACATGTTCTCCTTCGGCCCGGCCGCCCTGTTCGAGGTCGACGACCCGCAGCAGCGGCAGGCTCCCCAGGTGAACTTCTGAGGCGATGAACTTCTTCGAGCGCCAACGCCGGGTCCGCCGGGTCTCCGCCCGGCTGGTCGCCCTGTTCGTGGTCGCCGTGATCGGCATCGTCGCCGTGGTCGACCTGGCCGCGGTGCTCGTCTTCGACGCCGCGTCGATGCCACCGGCCCAGCTCGCCGGCCTGCTGGCGGTGACCAGCCTGGCAACCGTCGCGGTGATCGGCCTCGCCGCGCTGGTGCGTACCGTCACGCTGCGCGGCGGCGGCGGGCGGGTCGCCCGGGAACTCGGCGGCGTGCCGGTGCCACCGGACACCACCGATCCGCAGCTGCGCCGCCTGCGCAACGTGGTGGAGGAGATCGCCATCGCGTCGAGCGTGCCGGTGCCGGAGATCTACCTGCTGCCGCGCGAGGAGGGGATCAACGCGTTCGCCGCCGGCTGGTCGACCTCCGACGCGGCCATCGCGGTCACCCGGGGCACCCTGGAACGGCTCAACCGCGACGAACTGCAGGGCGTCATCGCGCACGAGTTCAGCCACGTGGTCAACGGCGACATGCGGCTGAACATCCGGTTGATGGGGCTGCTGTTCGGCATCCTGTTCCTGGCGGTGATCGGGCGCGGGCTGCTGCGCACCGGATTCGTCAGCGGCGGGCGTTCCCGCAACGACAACAAGGGCGGCAACCCGCTGCCGCTGCTCGGGCTGGCCATGGTCGCCGCCGGGTACGTCGGTGTGCTGGTCGGCCGGCTGATCAAGGCGTCGGTGTCGCGGCAACGCGAGTACCTGGCGGACGCCTCGGCGGTGCAGTTCACCCGGCAGACCGCCGGGCTGGCCGGCGCGCTGAAGAAGATCGGTGGGCTGCCGTCCGGTTCCGCGCTGGCCAACCCGAAGTCCGAAGAGGTCGGGCACATGCTCTTCGGCTCCGGATCCCGGATGTCGGCGCTGTTCGCCACCCACCCGCCGATCGCCGACCGGATCCGGGCGTTGGAGCCGAGCTTCGACCCGGCCGAGCTGTCGGCGTTGGCGCGACGCTGGGCCGCCGCGCCACCCTCCGGGCTGGCCGAGGACCGCGCGCTCGGGTTGACCGGCGGCACTCCTGGCGGTGCACCCGGCGGCACTCCTGGCGGTGCACCCGGCGGTGCCACCTTGCCCGCCGACGACGCCCGGGTGCCGATGGACCCGGCCCAGGTCGTCGACCGGATCGGCGCGCCGCCGGCGAGCGCCTACCAGCACGCCGCCGACCTGCTCGCCCGGATACCTCAGGAGCTGGCCGGGCAGGCCCGCCGCCCGGACACGGTGGGGCCGTTGATCCTCGGCCTGCTGATGTCGGCCGACCCGCAGGTCCGCACCGGCCAGCACGCCGCCATCGCGGCGCGGTACGGCGCCACGCTCGCCGACGCCGCCTGGCAGACCGGTGCGCGCACCGCCGGTCTGCACCCGATGCTGCGGCTGCCGCTGGCGGAGATCGCCTTCCCCGCGCTGGCGCAGAAGTCACCGGCCGACCGCGACGCCCTCGCCGACGCGATGGCCACCCTGATCCGGGCCGACGGACGGATCAGCGTCTTCGAATACTGCCTGTCCCGGCTCGTCGGCGACGAGCTGCGCGAATCGCTGCGGCCATCGTCACGGCCGGGCCGCGGCCGCCGTACGCTGCGCGCCAGCCAACCGGCCGTGCAGACACTGCTCAGCGTGCTCGCCCAGGCCGGGCACCCGGATCCGGCCGCCGCGCAGCAGGCCTTCGCCGCCGGTGCGGCGCACGCCCTGCCCCAGGCGTCCGCCCGGTTCACCCCGCCGGCGGGCGGCGTACTGGAGCTGGAATCGGTCTGGCCGGTCCTCGACGAACTGCGCCCGGCGGAGAAGTCCCGGCTGGTGGCGGCGGCGGTCGCGGTGATCGGCCACGACGGGGTGATGACCGTGCCGGAGGTCGAGTTGCTACGGACCATCTGCCTGATCCTGCACAGCCCGCTGCCACCACTGCCGGTGCCAGCCTGATCGCTCACAGCCTGTCCCTGGCGGGTGCTGTCCGGCCCCGGCGTGTTCCGGCTTGAGCCCTGCCGTCCGTGTGGGGAGCCGGACAGCGGTTGAGTCGTGGCACGAGCGCGACTCCTGATGCTCCTGCGCGTGACCAGCCTCGAAATTCATCGCTGGAGCCGCGCTCGTGACGACGGTCTCCCCGACCGGCCCCGTGCAGCCGTGATCCACACCGTCTCTTCGATCCGACACGCCGGGGTGTGGTCGGCTGGAGCGCTGTGGATCACGGTGCACGCCGTTGCTGTCGGGACGCGCACGGATGGACTCCCAGTAGTCCGGATCAAGTTCCGCGACGTCGTCTGGTGACTCGCTTACCGACGCTGGAGTTGGGCGGCTACCTCGCAACTCCGGCGAAGTCGAGGAAGACATCCCATCTGCAAGAAGCGAAGAACAACGTCGCCCCTTCCCGATCCTTGCTGTCTCGGACGGCGACGATTCCCGGGAGGTTGGTGGCAACCTCCACACAGTCGACTCGGGAGCTACTTCGGCTACTCTTTCGCCACGCCGCACCGGTCAGATAAGACACTGTTACTCCGAGATAGATTTCCGCCTATCCCACACCTACCAGGGTAGTACCGTGCGGTCGTAGAAGAGTTGGCCGGTGGGTCCGTCGTCGGGAAGTGCGGCCAGCCAGGTGAAGGTGTCGGCTGCTTCGTCGGGGGTGTGGTTGGCCTTGCCGTAGGCGAGGCGGGTGTCGACCTTCCCCGGCGATGCGGCGTTGACGAGGATGTTGTGCTCGTGTAGCTCAGCCGCGAGGATCTGGGTGAGCGCGTTGACGCCCGCCTTGGAGACTCGGTAGGAGACGCTGCCGGCGCCCATCTCGGCGGACGTGCCCATGTGGCTGGTGACGTTGACGATCCGGCCGTACCTGTTCCGCTTCATCTCGGGGATGGCGGCGGTGCAGCAGCGCCAGGTGCCCACCAGGTTGGCGTCGAGGGTCGCGGTGACCTTTTCCATGTCGGCTGCGCTGGCTGCCTGGCCTCGGTCGATGGCGATGGCGGCGTTGTTGACCAGGACGTCGAGTCCGCCGTACTGGTAGCCGACGTCGGCCATGGCGCGGGCGACGCTGGCCGGGTCGGTGATGTCGAGCTGGTGGCCCGAGACCGGCAGGCCGAGCCCGGTCAGCTCGGCGGCGGTCCG from Solwaraspora sp. WMMD791 includes:
- a CDS encoding SDR family NAD(P)-dependent oxidoreductase, yielding MTSDVQRVAVVTGANRGLGKAIAQQLAQAGLHVVVTARSEEAAERTAAELTGLGLPVSGHQLDITDPASVARAMADVGYQYGGLDVLVNNAAIAIDRGQAASAADMEKVTATLDANLVGTWRCCTAAIPEMKRNRYGRIVNVTSHMGTSAEMGAGSVSYRVSKAGVNALTQILAAELHEHNILVNAASPGKVDTRLAYGKANHTPDEAADTFTWLAALPDDGPTGQLFYDRTVLPW
- a CDS encoding LemA family protein; this translates as MRSVLPVRAQARREQEDMELVIGLFCLISIIVVAFGGYAVAVYNGLVTARNAYRNGFAQIDVQLTRRHDLIPNLVEVAKGYMKHEREALEAVIAARSGAVQAQGAATGKPGDPAAMQQLAGAENMLTQSLGRLFALSEAYPDLKANQNMMQLTEELTSTENRVAFARQAYNDAVMAYNNKRERFPGSIVANMFSFGPAALFEVDDPQQRQAPQVNF
- a CDS encoding cytochrome P450 codes for the protein MTTTAAADPFGPLPALVDLTDPAPVVRVSTPTGDQVWVVTDLRLGRAVLGDARFSRAAAAAPGAPRVNTANPAPSSMMSMDGAAHARLRRQVSAAFGPRRVDADAVRVRRLTDELLDAMVAAGPPADLMAAVAVPLPVAVIGDLLGVPAADRPQVQQWAGVLFDVTATGVRDKARRAFTLYAYMSRLIDQRRARPGDDLLTGLITAHDAGTLTRTELVDLALAVLTAGYETTVGQFGLGVLAHLLDPAVLGAAPDEARVAAVVEQHLRRLPATPMTFPRVALSDVALGPVTVRAGEAVVVSILHANRDTAGDGPPAGTGARAHLTFGHGAHYCLGAALARTQLRIALHRLLHRLPGLRLADGPDPVRWWTGLATRGPAQLLVTW
- a CDS encoding DUF397 domain-containing protein, which translates into the protein MSYLTGAAWRKSSRSSSRVDCVEVATNLPGIVAVRDSKDREGATLFFASCRWDVFLDFAGVAR
- a CDS encoding M48 family metallopeptidase — protein: MNFFERQRRVRRVSARLVALFVVAVIGIVAVVDLAAVLVFDAASMPPAQLAGLLAVTSLATVAVIGLAALVRTVTLRGGGGRVARELGGVPVPPDTTDPQLRRLRNVVEEIAIASSVPVPEIYLLPREEGINAFAAGWSTSDAAIAVTRGTLERLNRDELQGVIAHEFSHVVNGDMRLNIRLMGLLFGILFLAVIGRGLLRTGFVSGGRSRNDNKGGNPLPLLGLAMVAAGYVGVLVGRLIKASVSRQREYLADASAVQFTRQTAGLAGALKKIGGLPSGSALANPKSEEVGHMLFGSGSRMSALFATHPPIADRIRALEPSFDPAELSALARRWAAAPPSGLAEDRALGLTGGTPGGAPGGTPGGAPGGATLPADDARVPMDPAQVVDRIGAPPASAYQHAADLLARIPQELAGQARRPDTVGPLILGLLMSADPQVRTGQHAAIAARYGATLADAAWQTGARTAGLHPMLRLPLAEIAFPALAQKSPADRDALADAMATLIRADGRISVFEYCLSRLVGDELRESLRPSSRPGRGRRTLRASQPAVQTLLSVLAQAGHPDPAAAQQAFAAGAAHALPQASARFTPPAGGVLELESVWPVLDELRPAEKSRLVAAAVAVIGHDGVMTVPEVELLRTICLILHSPLPPLPVPA
- a CDS encoding fatty acyl-AMP ligase; this translates as MRTPVVAEARPTHTLAGDLLDRARRHGTRHAVEFTTGDGRWSTLTYAELAGRAAALARVLPAAGTGDRPRFVLIMLPNGLDYVVAVYACLLAGVVAVPFYPPSVLTARTARVFSERLQEIHHDCAPDAVVLAEDQVGFVADALAPAYRDGSSPMLIAAGELPTAVDPAGVAVRAGGADLAVLQYTSGSTRTPSGVMLSHDNLVANVRALATKTAVAEGEAAVSWLPLFHDLGLIGMLFGAVHAGMTLHLTTPAAFVRRPMLWLEMIDRARACLTMAPNFAFDLAARASGRSDRRLDLSSLRLAINGAEPVRHSTVAAFTSALRDWGLRPSAVVPGYGLAEATLSVTVGDHRRPPRQLRVCADRLRRDGVAVPPGDDGPVTVLVGCGTDVDDTESVIVDPDRLTPCPPGTVGEVWVTGPGVAGGYWNQPGRSAATFLPGPADDRRRFVRTGDLGVKIDGTLYLVGRVKDMIIQRGVNHCPQDVEYAAECAHPALRPGGTVVFGTEPDGSGPVVVLCELERYLGGPAYPAILASVRAALAEEFGLDIATVGLVRKGQVPKTTSGKVRRRASAQRWREDGFTVLARSPAALG